The proteins below come from a single Arthrobacter crystallopoietes genomic window:
- the dacB gene encoding D-alanyl-D-alanine carboxypeptidase/D-alanyl-D-alanine endopeptidase — translation MNRGFRLLTSWLLAAAFAVLAFPAAWHLAPALEWNPGAAKPVVSTPDAQLPPTKLAAAELLTDSPDDAPVPDPKVLGGALDKALKYDGAGDFAAQVTDADSGDVLYERKGTEPRTPASNLKLLTGAAALLTLGAEARFSTEVVQGNVPGTLVLRGGGDALLGAGESEREDVLGRAGLATLARAAAERLATVEFTGELRVLLDDTAYAGPTLSAAWDPADIQAGEIAPIYPLALSGGRENADGSGELVDDAALTAARAFRAALAEEMSERGVKVAPDVVRGAAPKEGIVLASVESATVAEHVNYMLQESDNYVAEVMARNTALASGKPGSFGGGTEAIKEAMEKLGIPTSGLLISDASGLALGNKVSAEQLSAVLREITSGSNQDLRAAIDGLPVAGLTGTLQERFAGKTAGGAGLVRAKTGTLHTVTSLSGYAVTTDGRTLVFAFVANGLQNSTPQAREAADRAATVLAGCGCR, via the coding sequence ATGAACCGTGGCTTCCGGCTGCTGACATCCTGGCTGCTGGCCGCGGCCTTCGCCGTGCTCGCCTTTCCCGCCGCCTGGCATCTGGCCCCCGCCCTTGAATGGAATCCCGGGGCTGCCAAACCGGTGGTGAGTACTCCGGACGCCCAGCTGCCGCCGACGAAACTGGCCGCCGCCGAGCTCCTGACGGACTCGCCGGATGACGCACCGGTGCCGGATCCGAAGGTGCTGGGCGGGGCGCTGGATAAAGCTTTGAAGTACGACGGCGCTGGGGACTTCGCGGCGCAGGTCACCGATGCGGACAGCGGCGACGTGCTGTATGAGCGCAAGGGGACCGAGCCACGCACCCCGGCCTCCAACCTGAAGCTGCTGACCGGGGCGGCGGCCCTGCTGACCCTCGGCGCGGAGGCACGGTTTTCCACCGAGGTCGTCCAGGGCAATGTGCCCGGGACGCTGGTACTGCGCGGCGGGGGAGATGCCCTGCTGGGTGCGGGCGAGTCGGAGCGGGAGGACGTCCTCGGGCGCGCGGGCCTGGCCACGCTGGCGCGGGCCGCCGCGGAACGGCTGGCCACTGTGGAGTTCACCGGAGAACTGCGGGTGCTGCTGGACGACACGGCCTACGCCGGGCCAACGCTGAGCGCCGCGTGGGATCCGGCCGATATCCAGGCGGGGGAGATCGCGCCGATTTATCCGCTGGCGCTCTCGGGCGGCCGGGAAAACGCGGACGGCAGCGGCGAGCTGGTCGATGATGCTGCCCTCACGGCCGCGCGGGCCTTCCGCGCGGCGCTGGCGGAGGAAATGTCAGAGCGCGGCGTCAAGGTGGCGCCAGATGTTGTCCGCGGTGCCGCACCCAAGGAGGGCATAGTGCTGGCCTCCGTTGAATCCGCCACCGTGGCGGAGCACGTCAACTACATGCTGCAGGAATCCGATAACTACGTTGCCGAGGTCATGGCCCGCAACACGGCCCTGGCCAGCGGCAAACCCGGGTCCTTCGGCGGCGGCACCGAGGCGATCAAGGAGGCCATGGAGAAGCTCGGGATTCCCACTTCCGGCCTGCTGATCAGCGATGCCAGCGGGCTGGCACTGGGCAACAAGGTCTCGGCGGAGCAGCTCTCGGCGGTGCTCCGGGAGATCACCAGCGGTTCCAACCAGGACCTGCGGGCGGCCATCGACGGGCTGCCCGTTGCGGGACTGACAGGGACGCTGCAGGAGCGCTTCGCGGGCAAGACTGCCGGCGGCGCCGGGCTGGTGCGCGCCAAGACCGGCACGCTGCACACCGTCACCTCGCTCAGCGGCTATGCGGTGACGACGGACGGGCGGACACTGGTCTTTGCCTTCGTGGCCAACGGATTGCAGAATTCCACGCCGCAGGCCCGCGAGGCGGCCGACCGTGCGGCCACGGTCCTGGCCGGCTGCGGCTGCCGCTGA